A stretch of the Takifugu flavidus isolate HTHZ2018 chromosome 1, ASM371156v2, whole genome shotgun sequence genome encodes the following:
- the LOC130520192 gene encoding endoplasmic reticulum protein SC65-like isoform X2 yields the protein MVAFCAVLTLLCLTSAFKTDAQYENYNFRHFPAEDLIPLTAAYGLALDHYAAERWTESIKYLELSLRLYRLLRDSVRYCALRCDGSNQSENYAGNQELRVYWHVVTIASCQKKCREYFPALQLPPPGREILQDFSKRSPYRYLHHAHSKLGDLQRAIPCAHTYLQKNPDDPDMLLVMKEYKNQYDLSGYLTDHEEQPYEACFLRGVKLLNSGNFSGGVELLEETLKLYLHEHDLCQRDCEGIVHLLPDVDFYTALSDAYINILKCKLKCEEYLMPNVGGYFVQNFVANIYHYLQYAYYKLNDGRRAAPCASSYSLFEPEDQVMEHNLMYYKAYSDQWGLQSDHFTARMEAVKLYDQTMAQKRLLALAEEYLALDDEDFFGAEEAALLVSESLDVEFEGVGDYEEGIYADWSQPKGKGDTGESNI from the exons ATGGTCGCTTTTTGCGCAGTTCTGACTTTGCTTTGTTTGACTTCTGCTTTTAAAACCGACGCGCAATATGAAAACTACAATTTCAGACATTTTCCTGCCGAGGATCTCATCCCTCTCACCGCTGCCTATGGACTGGCGCTGGACCATTACGCGGCAGAGAGGTGGACCGAGTCGATAAAATACCTGGAGTTGAGTTTACGTTTGTACAGGCTCCTGAGAGACAGCGTCAGATATTGCGCCCTGCGTTGTGACGGAAGCAACCAGAGCGAGAACTACGCAGGAAACCAGGAATTGCGCGTGTACTGGCACGTTGTGACAATCGCGTCCTGTCAGAAGAAGTGCAGGGAGTATTTCCCtgcgctgcagcttcctccccCCGGCAGAGAGATCCTGCAGGACTTTAGCAAAAGATCTCCGTACAGATATCTGCATCATGCGCATTCCAAG CTAGGTGACCTGCAGAGGGCCATCCCATGTGCCCACACCTACCTCCAGAAGAACCCTGATGACCCAGACATGCTGCTAGTGATGAAGGAGTATAAGAACCAGTACGACCTTAGCGGCTACCTCACCGACCACGAAGAACAACCATATGAG GCCTGCTTTCTGAGAGGGGTGAAACTCCTCAACTCAGGCAATTTCAGCGGTGGTGTCGAACTCCTGGAGGAAACTCTGAAGCTCTACCTCCACGAGCATGACCTCTGTCAAAGAGATTGTGAGGGAATCGTTCACCTTTTACCTGATGTTGACTTCTACACAGCCCTGTCAG ATGCCTACATCAACATATTAAAATGTAAGCTGAAGTGTGAGGAGTACTTGATGCCTAATGTCGGAGGATACTTTGTGCAGAACTTTGTGGCCAACATTTACCACTACCTCCAGTACGCCTACTATAAAT tGAATGACGGCAGACGTGCAGCACCGTGTGCTTCCAGTTACTCCCTGTTTGAACCTGAAGATCAGGTGATGGAGCACAACCTGATGTATTATAAAGCCTACAGTGACCAGTGGGGTCTTCAGTCTGACCATTTTACAGCTCGGATG GAAGCCGTGAAACTCTACGACCAGACGATGGCACAAAAACGGCTGCTGGCGCTGGCTGAGGAATATTTGGCTCTGGACGATGAG gatttttttggAGCTGAAGAAGCGGCGCTCCTTGTCTCAGAGTCTCTCGATGTTGAGTTCGAGGGTGTGGGAGACTACGAAGAGGGCATCTACGCCGACTGGAGTCAGCCGAAAGGAAAAGGAGACACCGGAGAGTCGAACATCTGA
- the adam11 gene encoding disintegrin and metalloproteinase domain-containing protein 11 isoform X2 codes for MLAARCLLFAAVCTGLTRWVSGDGRVLVQPKRLLQQMHGEEELHHNRLDTRIHNQAAGPQNIHLAQTSFLVEAFETSFILDLELNHNLLSTEYVERHYEEDGRLSENTGGEHCYYHGHVRGVPQSWAALSTCLGLQGMFSDGNFSYGIEPIDSDEEKNQHVVYRVPDMDLFSFDCPECPLNNTESERHSGVHSEGDTDPMEEEEEEEKLVSREGVRRSKRQVRRGQRTVQSETKYIELMVVNDHELFVQRRRSTTHTKTFAKSVVNMADAIYKEQLNTRIVLVAMETWSSENKISVGDDVLLTLRHFMKYRKESIKEHCDAVHLFSGRTFMSSRSEAAYFGGICSLTKGGGINEFGSVGPLAITLCQSLGQNLGMLRNKEQSAAGDCRCPDPWLGCIMEDTSYHLPRKFSRCSVDEYLRFLQQGGGSCLFNKPSKLLDPPECGNGYVELGEECDCGLITECARSGANCCKKCTLTHNAMCSNGLCCRDCKYELRGVTCRESVNECDIPETCTGDSSQCPHNVHKLDGYMCDAGQGRCFDGRCKTRDGQCMALWGYSSADRFCYEKLNSEGTEKGNCGPDPTGQGWVQCTKQDVLCGLLLCNNLTAKPSFGELQGKLTSLTIQHQNRYMDCRGGHAVLDDGLDLGYVEDGTPCGPNMMCLDRRCIPVTTFNLSTCPGSSYSRICSHHGTCSNEMKCICDPDYTGKDCSVFDPIPIPTPLEGPEKYRGPSGTNIIIGSVAGAILLAAIVLGGTGWGFKNIRRGRSSGV; via the exons ATGCTCGCCGCGAGATGCCTGCTGTTCGCCGCAGTATGCACAG GGTTGACTAGATGGGTGAGCGGGGACGGAAGGGTGCTGGTTCAGCCCAAGAGGCTCCTGCAACAGATGCATGGCGAAGAGGAGCTGCACCACAACCGGCTGGATACCCGAATACACAACCAGGCGGCCGGACCGCAG AACATCCACCTGGCCCAGACCAGCTTTTTGGTGGAGGCCTTCGAAACATCCTTCATCCTTGACCTGGAACTCAACCA caaCCTCCTGTCTACAGAATATGTAGAACGCCACTATGAAGAAGATGGTCGGCTCAGCGAGAATACA GGAGGAGAGCACTGCTACTACCATGGGCATGTCAGAGGCGTGCCACAGTCCTGGGCTGCTCTCTCTACCTGCCTTGGATTACA GGGCATGTTTTCAGATGGGAACTTCTCATACGGGATTGAACCCATCGATAGCGATGAG GAGAAGAACCAGCACGTTGTGTATCGTGTGCCGGACATGGACCTTTTTTCATTTGACTGTCCAG AATGCCCCCTGAACAATACAGAATCAGAGAGGCACTCAGGCGTCCACAGTGAAGGAGACACTGACccgatggaggaggaggaggaggaggagaagctggtttCCAGGGAAGGCGTAAGGCGTTCTAAGAGACAA GTTCGGCGAGGCCAGCGTACCGTCCAGTCCGAAACCAAGTACATCGAGCTGATGGTTGTGAATGACCATGAGCTG TTTGTGCAGCGGCGTCGTTCCACAACACACACGAAGACCTTTGCCAAATCAGTGGTGAACATGGCCGACGCT ATCTACAAGGAGCAGCTGAACACACGCATCGTCCTGGTAGCTATGGAAACCTGGTCTTCTGAAAACAAGATCTCTGTGGGCGATGATGTCCTGCTCACCCTGCGTCACTTCATGAAGTACAGGAAGGAGAGCATCAAGGAGCACTGTGATGCTGTTCACCTCTTCTC TGGGAGGACGTTTATGAGCAGCCGCAGTGAGGCTGCATACTTTGGGGGTATCTGTTCCCTCACCAAAGGTGGAGGAATTAATGAG TTTGGCAGTGTGGGCCCTCTGGCCATCACATTGTGTCAGAGTCTTGGACAGAATCTCGgcatgctgaggaacaaagaacaGTCAGCAGCAG GAGACTGTAGATGTCCAGATCCATGGCTGGGCTGCATCATGGAGGACACAAG TTACCACCTACCCAGAAAGTTCTCTCGCTGCAGCGTGGACGAGTACCTGCGATTCCTCCAACAGGGAGGAGGCAGCTGCCTTTTCAATAAGCCCAGCAAG TTATTAGACCCACCAGAATGTGGCAACGGCTATGTGGAGCTCGGAGAAGAATGTGACTGTGGGTTAATAACA GAGTGTGCACGCAGCGGAGCCAACTGCTGTAAGAAGTGTACTCTTACCCACAATGCCATGTGCAGCAACGGGCTGTGCTGCAGGGACTGCAAG TACGAGCTGCGAGGTGTGACGTGCCGTGAATCTGTGAACGAATGCGACATTCCAGAGACCTGCACGGGAGACTCCAGTCAG TGTCCTCATAATGTCCACAAACTGGACGGCTACATGTGTGATGCTGGGCAg GGTCGGTGTTTTGATGGCCGCTGTAAGACCAGAGATGGACAATGCATGGCTCTGTGGGGTTACA GCTCTGCTGATCGATTCTGCTACGAAAAGCTCAATTCTGAGGGCACGGAGAAGGGAAACTGTGGTCCTGACCCCACGGGTCAGGGATGGGTTCAGTGCACTAAGCA AGACGTTCTGTGTGGATTGCTACTGTGCAACAATCTGACAGCTAAGCCGAGCTTTGGTGAGCTGCAGGGGAAGCTCACCAGTCTAACCATCCAGCATCAGAACAGATACATGGACTGCAG AGGCGGCCATGCAGTGTTGGATGATGGCTTGGACCTGGGTTACGTGGAGGACGGGACTCCATGTGGGCCGAACATGATGTGTTTAGACCGTCGCTGCATACCTGTCACCACCTTCAACCTCAGCACCTGCCCGGGTTCCTCATACTCGCGCATCTGCTCCCACCACGGG ACCTGCAGCAATGAGATGAAGTGTATCTGCGATCCGGATTACACCGGGAAAGACTGCAGCGTCTTTGACCCAATCCCCATTCCTACTCCATTAGAGGGCCCTGAAAAATACAGAG GTCCCAGCGGCACCAATATCATAATAGGTTCGGTTGCTGGTGCCATTCTGCTGGCAGCCATAGTCCTGGGGGGAACTGGCTGGGGATTTAA AAACATCCGGAGAGGAAG ATCTTCGGGGGTTTGA
- the LOC130520192 gene encoding endoplasmic reticulum protein SC65-like isoform X1, with translation MVAFCAVLTLLCLTSAFKTDAQYENYNFRHFPAEDLIPLTAAYGLALDHYAAERWTESIKYLELSLRLYRLLRDSVRYCALRCDGSNQSENYAGNQELRVYWHVVTIASCQKKCREYFPALQLPPPGREILQDFSKRSPYRYLHHAHSKLGDLQRAIPCAHTYLQKNPDDPDMLLVMKEYKNQYDLSGYLTDHEEQPYEVRRIQACFLRGVKLLNSGNFSGGVELLEETLKLYLHEHDLCQRDCEGIVHLLPDVDFYTALSDAYINILKCKLKCEEYLMPNVGGYFVQNFVANIYHYLQYAYYKLNDGRRAAPCASSYSLFEPEDQVMEHNLMYYKAYSDQWGLQSDHFTARMEAVKLYDQTMAQKRLLALAEEYLALDDEDFFGAEEAALLVSESLDVEFEGVGDYEEGIYADWSQPKGKGDTGESNI, from the exons ATGGTCGCTTTTTGCGCAGTTCTGACTTTGCTTTGTTTGACTTCTGCTTTTAAAACCGACGCGCAATATGAAAACTACAATTTCAGACATTTTCCTGCCGAGGATCTCATCCCTCTCACCGCTGCCTATGGACTGGCGCTGGACCATTACGCGGCAGAGAGGTGGACCGAGTCGATAAAATACCTGGAGTTGAGTTTACGTTTGTACAGGCTCCTGAGAGACAGCGTCAGATATTGCGCCCTGCGTTGTGACGGAAGCAACCAGAGCGAGAACTACGCAGGAAACCAGGAATTGCGCGTGTACTGGCACGTTGTGACAATCGCGTCCTGTCAGAAGAAGTGCAGGGAGTATTTCCCtgcgctgcagcttcctccccCCGGCAGAGAGATCCTGCAGGACTTTAGCAAAAGATCTCCGTACAGATATCTGCATCATGCGCATTCCAAG CTAGGTGACCTGCAGAGGGCCATCCCATGTGCCCACACCTACCTCCAGAAGAACCCTGATGACCCAGACATGCTGCTAGTGATGAAGGAGTATAAGAACCAGTACGACCTTAGCGGCTACCTCACCGACCACGAAGAACAACCATATGAGGTCAGGAGGATTCAG GCCTGCTTTCTGAGAGGGGTGAAACTCCTCAACTCAGGCAATTTCAGCGGTGGTGTCGAACTCCTGGAGGAAACTCTGAAGCTCTACCTCCACGAGCATGACCTCTGTCAAAGAGATTGTGAGGGAATCGTTCACCTTTTACCTGATGTTGACTTCTACACAGCCCTGTCAG ATGCCTACATCAACATATTAAAATGTAAGCTGAAGTGTGAGGAGTACTTGATGCCTAATGTCGGAGGATACTTTGTGCAGAACTTTGTGGCCAACATTTACCACTACCTCCAGTACGCCTACTATAAAT tGAATGACGGCAGACGTGCAGCACCGTGTGCTTCCAGTTACTCCCTGTTTGAACCTGAAGATCAGGTGATGGAGCACAACCTGATGTATTATAAAGCCTACAGTGACCAGTGGGGTCTTCAGTCTGACCATTTTACAGCTCGGATG GAAGCCGTGAAACTCTACGACCAGACGATGGCACAAAAACGGCTGCTGGCGCTGGCTGAGGAATATTTGGCTCTGGACGATGAG gatttttttggAGCTGAAGAAGCGGCGCTCCTTGTCTCAGAGTCTCTCGATGTTGAGTTCGAGGGTGTGGGAGACTACGAAGAGGGCATCTACGCCGACTGGAGTCAGCCGAAAGGAAAAGGAGACACCGGAGAGTCGAACATCTGA
- the adam11 gene encoding disintegrin and metalloproteinase domain-containing protein 11 isoform X1: MLAARCLLFAAVCTGLTRWVSGDGRVLVQPKRLLQQMHGEEELHHNRLDTRIHNQAAGPQNIHLAQTSFLVEAFETSFILDLELNHNLLSTEYVERHYEEDGRLSENTGGEHCYYHGHVRGVPQSWAALSTCLGLQGMFSDGNFSYGIEPIDSDEEKNQHVVYRVPDMDLFSFDCPECPLNNTESERHSGVHSEGDTDPMEEEEEEEKLVSREGVRRSKRQVRRGQRTVQSETKYIELMVVNDHELFVQRRRSTTHTKTFAKSVVNMADAIYKEQLNTRIVLVAMETWSSENKISVGDDVLLTLRHFMKYRKESIKEHCDAVHLFSGRTFMSSRSEAAYFGGICSLTKGGGINEFGSVGPLAITLCQSLGQNLGMLRNKEQSAAGDCRCPDPWLGCIMEDTSYHLPRKFSRCSVDEYLRFLQQGGGSCLFNKPSKLLDPPECGNGYVELGEECDCGLITECARSGANCCKKCTLTHNAMCSNGLCCRDCKYELRGVTCRESVNECDIPETCTGDSSQCPHNVHKLDGYMCDAGQGRCFDGRCKTRDGQCMALWGYSSADRFCYEKLNSEGTEKGNCGPDPTGQGWVQCTKQDVLCGLLLCNNLTAKPSFGELQGKLTSLTIQHQNRYMDCRGGHAVLDDGLDLGYVEDGTPCGPNMMCLDRRCIPVTTFNLSTCPGSSYSRICSHHGTCSNEMKCICDPDYTGKDCSVFDPIPIPTPLEGPEKYRGPSGTNIIIGSVAGAILLAAIVLGGTGWGFKNIRRGRYDPAYES; this comes from the exons ATGCTCGCCGCGAGATGCCTGCTGTTCGCCGCAGTATGCACAG GGTTGACTAGATGGGTGAGCGGGGACGGAAGGGTGCTGGTTCAGCCCAAGAGGCTCCTGCAACAGATGCATGGCGAAGAGGAGCTGCACCACAACCGGCTGGATACCCGAATACACAACCAGGCGGCCGGACCGCAG AACATCCACCTGGCCCAGACCAGCTTTTTGGTGGAGGCCTTCGAAACATCCTTCATCCTTGACCTGGAACTCAACCA caaCCTCCTGTCTACAGAATATGTAGAACGCCACTATGAAGAAGATGGTCGGCTCAGCGAGAATACA GGAGGAGAGCACTGCTACTACCATGGGCATGTCAGAGGCGTGCCACAGTCCTGGGCTGCTCTCTCTACCTGCCTTGGATTACA GGGCATGTTTTCAGATGGGAACTTCTCATACGGGATTGAACCCATCGATAGCGATGAG GAGAAGAACCAGCACGTTGTGTATCGTGTGCCGGACATGGACCTTTTTTCATTTGACTGTCCAG AATGCCCCCTGAACAATACAGAATCAGAGAGGCACTCAGGCGTCCACAGTGAAGGAGACACTGACccgatggaggaggaggaggaggaggagaagctggtttCCAGGGAAGGCGTAAGGCGTTCTAAGAGACAA GTTCGGCGAGGCCAGCGTACCGTCCAGTCCGAAACCAAGTACATCGAGCTGATGGTTGTGAATGACCATGAGCTG TTTGTGCAGCGGCGTCGTTCCACAACACACACGAAGACCTTTGCCAAATCAGTGGTGAACATGGCCGACGCT ATCTACAAGGAGCAGCTGAACACACGCATCGTCCTGGTAGCTATGGAAACCTGGTCTTCTGAAAACAAGATCTCTGTGGGCGATGATGTCCTGCTCACCCTGCGTCACTTCATGAAGTACAGGAAGGAGAGCATCAAGGAGCACTGTGATGCTGTTCACCTCTTCTC TGGGAGGACGTTTATGAGCAGCCGCAGTGAGGCTGCATACTTTGGGGGTATCTGTTCCCTCACCAAAGGTGGAGGAATTAATGAG TTTGGCAGTGTGGGCCCTCTGGCCATCACATTGTGTCAGAGTCTTGGACAGAATCTCGgcatgctgaggaacaaagaacaGTCAGCAGCAG GAGACTGTAGATGTCCAGATCCATGGCTGGGCTGCATCATGGAGGACACAAG TTACCACCTACCCAGAAAGTTCTCTCGCTGCAGCGTGGACGAGTACCTGCGATTCCTCCAACAGGGAGGAGGCAGCTGCCTTTTCAATAAGCCCAGCAAG TTATTAGACCCACCAGAATGTGGCAACGGCTATGTGGAGCTCGGAGAAGAATGTGACTGTGGGTTAATAACA GAGTGTGCACGCAGCGGAGCCAACTGCTGTAAGAAGTGTACTCTTACCCACAATGCCATGTGCAGCAACGGGCTGTGCTGCAGGGACTGCAAG TACGAGCTGCGAGGTGTGACGTGCCGTGAATCTGTGAACGAATGCGACATTCCAGAGACCTGCACGGGAGACTCCAGTCAG TGTCCTCATAATGTCCACAAACTGGACGGCTACATGTGTGATGCTGGGCAg GGTCGGTGTTTTGATGGCCGCTGTAAGACCAGAGATGGACAATGCATGGCTCTGTGGGGTTACA GCTCTGCTGATCGATTCTGCTACGAAAAGCTCAATTCTGAGGGCACGGAGAAGGGAAACTGTGGTCCTGACCCCACGGGTCAGGGATGGGTTCAGTGCACTAAGCA AGACGTTCTGTGTGGATTGCTACTGTGCAACAATCTGACAGCTAAGCCGAGCTTTGGTGAGCTGCAGGGGAAGCTCACCAGTCTAACCATCCAGCATCAGAACAGATACATGGACTGCAG AGGCGGCCATGCAGTGTTGGATGATGGCTTGGACCTGGGTTACGTGGAGGACGGGACTCCATGTGGGCCGAACATGATGTGTTTAGACCGTCGCTGCATACCTGTCACCACCTTCAACCTCAGCACCTGCCCGGGTTCCTCATACTCGCGCATCTGCTCCCACCACGGG ACCTGCAGCAATGAGATGAAGTGTATCTGCGATCCGGATTACACCGGGAAAGACTGCAGCGTCTTTGACCCAATCCCCATTCCTACTCCATTAGAGGGCCCTGAAAAATACAGAG GTCCCAGCGGCACCAATATCATAATAGGTTCGGTTGCTGGTGCCATTCTGCTGGCAGCCATAGTCCTGGGGGGAACTGGCTGGGGATTTAA AAACATCCGGAGAGGAAGGTACGACCCCGCCTATGAGTCCTGA
- the adam11 gene encoding disintegrin and metalloproteinase domain-containing protein 11 isoform X3 — protein sequence MLAARCLLFAAVCTGLTRWVSGDGRVLVQPKRLLQQMHGEEELHHNRLDTRIHNQAAGPQNIHLAQTSFLVEAFETSFILDLELNHNLLSTEYVERHYEEDGRLSENTGGEHCYYHGHVRGVPQSWAALSTCLGLQGMFSDGNFSYGIEPIDSDEEKNQHVVYRVPDMDLFSFDCPESERHSGVHSEGDTDPMEEEEEEEKLVSREGVRRSKRQVRRGQRTVQSETKYIELMVVNDHELFVQRRRSTTHTKTFAKSVVNMADAIYKEQLNTRIVLVAMETWSSENKISVGDDVLLTLRHFMKYRKESIKEHCDAVHLFSGRTFMSSRSEAAYFGGICSLTKGGGINEFGSVGPLAITLCQSLGQNLGMLRNKEQSAAGDCRCPDPWLGCIMEDTSYHLPRKFSRCSVDEYLRFLQQGGGSCLFNKPSKLLDPPECGNGYVELGEECDCGLITECARSGANCCKKCTLTHNAMCSNGLCCRDCKYELRGVTCRESVNECDIPETCTGDSSQCPHNVHKLDGYMCDAGQGRCFDGRCKTRDGQCMALWGYSSADRFCYEKLNSEGTEKGNCGPDPTGQGWVQCTKQDVLCGLLLCNNLTAKPSFGELQGKLTSLTIQHQNRYMDCRGGHAVLDDGLDLGYVEDGTPCGPNMMCLDRRCIPVTTFNLSTCPGSSYSRICSHHGTCSNEMKCICDPDYTGKDCSVFDPIPIPTPLEGPEKYRGPSGTNIIIGSVAGAILLAAIVLGGTGWGFKNIRRGRYDPAYES from the exons ATGCTCGCCGCGAGATGCCTGCTGTTCGCCGCAGTATGCACAG GGTTGACTAGATGGGTGAGCGGGGACGGAAGGGTGCTGGTTCAGCCCAAGAGGCTCCTGCAACAGATGCATGGCGAAGAGGAGCTGCACCACAACCGGCTGGATACCCGAATACACAACCAGGCGGCCGGACCGCAG AACATCCACCTGGCCCAGACCAGCTTTTTGGTGGAGGCCTTCGAAACATCCTTCATCCTTGACCTGGAACTCAACCA caaCCTCCTGTCTACAGAATATGTAGAACGCCACTATGAAGAAGATGGTCGGCTCAGCGAGAATACA GGAGGAGAGCACTGCTACTACCATGGGCATGTCAGAGGCGTGCCACAGTCCTGGGCTGCTCTCTCTACCTGCCTTGGATTACA GGGCATGTTTTCAGATGGGAACTTCTCATACGGGATTGAACCCATCGATAGCGATGAG GAGAAGAACCAGCACGTTGTGTATCGTGTGCCGGACATGGACCTTTTTTCATTTGACTGTCCAG AATCAGAGAGGCACTCAGGCGTCCACAGTGAAGGAGACACTGACccgatggaggaggaggaggaggaggagaagctggtttCCAGGGAAGGCGTAAGGCGTTCTAAGAGACAA GTTCGGCGAGGCCAGCGTACCGTCCAGTCCGAAACCAAGTACATCGAGCTGATGGTTGTGAATGACCATGAGCTG TTTGTGCAGCGGCGTCGTTCCACAACACACACGAAGACCTTTGCCAAATCAGTGGTGAACATGGCCGACGCT ATCTACAAGGAGCAGCTGAACACACGCATCGTCCTGGTAGCTATGGAAACCTGGTCTTCTGAAAACAAGATCTCTGTGGGCGATGATGTCCTGCTCACCCTGCGTCACTTCATGAAGTACAGGAAGGAGAGCATCAAGGAGCACTGTGATGCTGTTCACCTCTTCTC TGGGAGGACGTTTATGAGCAGCCGCAGTGAGGCTGCATACTTTGGGGGTATCTGTTCCCTCACCAAAGGTGGAGGAATTAATGAG TTTGGCAGTGTGGGCCCTCTGGCCATCACATTGTGTCAGAGTCTTGGACAGAATCTCGgcatgctgaggaacaaagaacaGTCAGCAGCAG GAGACTGTAGATGTCCAGATCCATGGCTGGGCTGCATCATGGAGGACACAAG TTACCACCTACCCAGAAAGTTCTCTCGCTGCAGCGTGGACGAGTACCTGCGATTCCTCCAACAGGGAGGAGGCAGCTGCCTTTTCAATAAGCCCAGCAAG TTATTAGACCCACCAGAATGTGGCAACGGCTATGTGGAGCTCGGAGAAGAATGTGACTGTGGGTTAATAACA GAGTGTGCACGCAGCGGAGCCAACTGCTGTAAGAAGTGTACTCTTACCCACAATGCCATGTGCAGCAACGGGCTGTGCTGCAGGGACTGCAAG TACGAGCTGCGAGGTGTGACGTGCCGTGAATCTGTGAACGAATGCGACATTCCAGAGACCTGCACGGGAGACTCCAGTCAG TGTCCTCATAATGTCCACAAACTGGACGGCTACATGTGTGATGCTGGGCAg GGTCGGTGTTTTGATGGCCGCTGTAAGACCAGAGATGGACAATGCATGGCTCTGTGGGGTTACA GCTCTGCTGATCGATTCTGCTACGAAAAGCTCAATTCTGAGGGCACGGAGAAGGGAAACTGTGGTCCTGACCCCACGGGTCAGGGATGGGTTCAGTGCACTAAGCA AGACGTTCTGTGTGGATTGCTACTGTGCAACAATCTGACAGCTAAGCCGAGCTTTGGTGAGCTGCAGGGGAAGCTCACCAGTCTAACCATCCAGCATCAGAACAGATACATGGACTGCAG AGGCGGCCATGCAGTGTTGGATGATGGCTTGGACCTGGGTTACGTGGAGGACGGGACTCCATGTGGGCCGAACATGATGTGTTTAGACCGTCGCTGCATACCTGTCACCACCTTCAACCTCAGCACCTGCCCGGGTTCCTCATACTCGCGCATCTGCTCCCACCACGGG ACCTGCAGCAATGAGATGAAGTGTATCTGCGATCCGGATTACACCGGGAAAGACTGCAGCGTCTTTGACCCAATCCCCATTCCTACTCCATTAGAGGGCCCTGAAAAATACAGAG GTCCCAGCGGCACCAATATCATAATAGGTTCGGTTGCTGGTGCCATTCTGCTGGCAGCCATAGTCCTGGGGGGAACTGGCTGGGGATTTAA AAACATCCGGAGAGGAAGGTACGACCCCGCCTATGAGTCCTGA